A stretch of Terriglobia bacterium DNA encodes these proteins:
- a CDS encoding PIG-L family deacetylase, with the protein MLRRKFFGNLITGSALAPMAGATQPSVTQPGQQPYVERPVPGQPHKGKVLLAVEAHADDISQIAGGTVAKLIEEGYTGYLVRATNDDMGDSPGLGIPGTIGENVLRNEHDNEKVAQALGFKQRFDLNYSNHRMADISLNELICRLILIIRLVKADTVICWDPWAHDEENPDHYMVARAVEAACWMAGRAHDYPEQFAAGLQPKEVQDKYYFARRPEITRVVDITAQVDKKIEANRANTAQGPAGHLGSRLRASLARRNLRLPLLGNNDDTADRNYIREFVLRVNRELGTMYGVEYAEVFHYIPPGAAGADLDPRVEAYVKEHAVPL; encoded by the coding sequence ATGCTACGACGCAAATTCTTTGGCAACCTGATCACTGGAAGCGCGCTGGCGCCAATGGCGGGGGCGACGCAGCCATCCGTTACGCAGCCGGGGCAGCAACCTTATGTTGAACGCCCAGTCCCCGGCCAGCCGCACAAGGGGAAAGTGCTCCTCGCAGTCGAGGCGCACGCGGACGACATCTCGCAGATAGCAGGCGGTACGGTGGCTAAGCTCATCGAAGAGGGGTACACGGGTTACCTGGTGCGCGCCACCAACGATGATATGGGCGATTCGCCCGGGCTCGGCATACCGGGAACGATCGGCGAGAACGTGCTCCGCAACGAGCACGACAACGAAAAGGTGGCGCAGGCCCTGGGTTTCAAGCAGCGCTTTGACCTGAATTACAGCAACCATCGCATGGCTGATATTTCCCTGAACGAGCTGATCTGCCGGCTGATTCTTATCATCCGGCTGGTCAAAGCGGATACGGTGATCTGTTGGGACCCTTGGGCGCACGACGAAGAGAATCCCGACCATTATATGGTGGCCAGAGCTGTGGAAGCAGCCTGCTGGATGGCTGGCCGCGCGCATGATTATCCGGAGCAATTCGCAGCGGGCCTCCAGCCGAAAGAGGTCCAGGACAAATACTATTTTGCGCGGCGGCCGGAGATCACCCGCGTGGTGGACATCACCGCCCAGGTCGACAAAAAAATAGAAGCGAACAGGGCCAACACGGCACAAGGTCCGGCCGGGCATCTTGGATCGCGCTTGCGCGCAAGCCTGGCCAGACGAAATCTGCGCCTGCCCCTGCTGGGCAATAATGATGACACCGCTGATCGCAACTACATCAGGGAATTTGTTTTGAGGGTAAACCGCGAGCTGGGAACGATGTACGGCGTTGAGTACGCTGAGGTGTTCCACTA